CGATCAGATCATCAAGATCGACAAGGACTTCACCAAGGACATGACGCTCATGGAGGCGGTGAAGCTGATGCGCGGTCCGGAAGGCACGCCGATCAAGCTCACGCTGCGCCGCGAGCACGCGCCCGACTGGATCACCCTGACGCTCAAACGCGAGATCATCCAGATCAAGAGCGTGAAGGCGCGGGTGCTCGAGCCACACTACGGCTACCTGCGCATCACCCAGTTCCAGGAGCGCACCGAGCACGACGCCAAGGCGGCGTTGCAGCAGCTCGAAAAGGAGTCCGGCGGCCTGCAGGGGCTGGTGCTCGACCTGCGCAACAACCCCGGCGGCCTGCTGTCGCAGGCGGTGAAGGTCTCCGACCTGTTTCTCGACTCCGGGCTGGTCGTCTACACCGAGGGCCGCCTCGAGAACCAGGAACAGAAGTTCTACGCCCACAAGGGGCCCATCGCGGAGGATTTCCCGATGATCGTGCTGGTCAACGGCGGCAGCGCCAGCGCCTCGGAGATCGTCGCCGGCGCGCTGCAGGATCACAAGCGGGCGCTGGTGCTCGGCACCCAGACCTTCGGCAAGGGTTCGGTGCAGACCATCCTGCCGCTGGCCGACGGCGACGCCGCGATCCGCCTGACCACGGCGCGCTACTACACCCCCAACGGGCGCTCGATCCAGGCGACCGGCATCACGCCGGACATCGTCATGGAGCTGCAACCGGCGGCGGCGCAGCAGAACGCGGCGCCGGAGGGGCTGGAACCGATCCGCGAGCGCAACCTCCCGGGACATCTCGAGCATCCGTCGCTGGAGGGGCAGGAGGAGCCGGCGCCGGAGCAGGGCGGCGGCGCGGCGAACGATGCCATGCCGGGTCCCGATGCCGCCGATCCGCAGCTCGATCGCGCCCTCGAGCTGCTGAAGAGCTGGAACGTCTTCAAGACGGTCGTCGCGCAGACACAGCCGTAAGCGCCGGTCGCGCGCGACGGAACGCCGGCCGCGAGGCGATCGACATGGCCCTGCGCGGCGACCGTCCGCCGATCGGCATCGCCTGGATCGTCACCTGGCCGCTCAGCGCCGTGCTGGCGGCCGCGGTGTTCCTGAGCGCGTCCGAGCTCCAGCACTCGTTCCGCAGCACGGAAGCGGCGGCGCCGCGCGAGACCAGCGGCGAATGGAACGCGCGCCTGCCGGCGCGCATTGCCGCGGTCGACGCCGCCCTGCGCAAGAGCCCGCTCCGCCTGGCGGCGCCGATCGAGGACGAGCGCGGCGCTGGGCCGCTGCGCTTCAAGCATCGCACCTACGAGATCCAACTGACGCGCGCCGAACAGGCGCGCGCCGAGGCGGCGATCGACGCGGTGCGCGCCGCCGATCCCGGTCTGGTGCTGCGCACGGTGCAGAACGCCGACGACACCGAGGTGCGGATCGGCATCGACGGCCTCGAGATCTCGGCGGTCCGCTTTCTGTGGCGGGAGAACCCGCGGGCGCGACCCCGGGTGGCGGTCCTGATCGGGCCATTCGGCGACGACCTCCGCCTGGCGCGGCAGGTCATCGAGATGATCGACGCGCCGATCGTGCTCGGCATCGACCCGCGGCGGCCGTTCGCGGCCCAGGTCGCCGAGCTGGGCGGCATGTTCGAGCGCGAATCGGTACTCGAGTTCCGCGCTCCGCCGCCGCCGCTGCCGACGCCGACCGCGGGCGAGGACCCCTTCGTGACCCCGCCGCCGCGGCCGCGACCGCCGCCACCGCCCGACCTCGCGGCCGGGCTGAACGCGGTGCCGAAGGCGGTGGCCGCGGCCTGGATCGGCGATGGTCCCTCGGTGCCCCGAGCCGACCGCGGCCTGCTCACGGCGGCGGAACAGCGCGAGTTGCCCTTCCTCGGTGACCGCGGCGACAAGCGGCCGTCGGCGTTGCCGGTGCCGATCGCGCTGGTCGAGGATCCGAAGCGGCCGGAGGCGCTCACCGAACAGCTCCAGAAGGTGGCCGACGCCGCCCGCAAGTACGGACGCGCGGTGGCGATCGCGGCGCCCACCGACGCGACGATCGACGCCCTGCAGGCGACCCTGCCGCAATGGCGACAGAGCGATCTCGAGGTGGTGCCGATGTCGGCGCTCGTGGTCGCCGTGGCGGCGACGCCGGTCGCCGAGCCGACGGCGGAGGCGGCGGCGGCCGGTGGCGGCCGCAGGCAGGCGGCCGCGCCGGCCACGGGGCCGATCGAGGATTCGGAGGCGCACTGAGCGGAGGACGGCGCGCGTCGATCGCCACGCCGCTGCCGGCAAGCGGCGGCGCGGCCCGCGCCGGGGCCGGTGGCACGGCGAGCGGTGCTCTGGTAGGAAGCCCGCGATGCGGGACTCGGTCGCCACCGGGACGCGCGTCCCGGTACTGCGCGTCTCCGAGCTCAACCGGCTGCTGCGCACCTGCCTGGAGGCCGACGTTCCCGAGGTATGGGTGGCGGGCGAGATCTCCAACCTGAAGGTGCACACCTCGGGGCACTGCTACTTCCGGCTGAAGGATGCCGACGGGCAGATCGCGGCGGTGATGTTCCGCTCCGCCGCGCGCCTGCTGCGGTTCAAGCCGCAGGACGGGCTCGCCGTGCTCGCCCACGGACGGGTCAGCATCTACGAGGTGCGCGGGGATCTGCAGCTCTACGTCGACGCCATCGAGCCGCGCGGCGTCGGCGGCGCCCAACTCGCCCTCGAGCAGCTGAAGCGGCGCCTGGCCGAGGAGGGGCTCTTCGCCAGCGAGCGCAAGCGCCCGCTGCCGTACTGGCCGCGGCGCGTCGGGGTGGTGACGGCGCTCAGCGGCGCCGCCGTCCACGACATCGTCACCACCCTGCGCGGCCGCCTGCCGGGCGTGCGCGTCGTGCTGCGGCCGGTGCGCGTGCAGGGCGACCTCGCCGGCGCCGACATCGTGGCGGCCCTGGACGACCTGGGGCGCGAGGCGGAGGTGGACGTCATCATCGTCGGACGCGGCGGCGGGTCGATCGAGGATCTCTGGGCGTTCAACGAGGAGCGGGTCGCGCGCGCCATCGCCGCCGCGCCGGTGCCGGTCGTCTCGGCGGTCGGCCACGAGATCGACGTCACCCTGGCCGACCTCGCCGCCGACTGCCGCGCCGCCACGCCGACGGCGGCGGCTGCGATGGTCGTGCCCGAGGCGCGTCAGCTCGCCGCGCTGCTGTCGCGGCGCGCCGATGCCATGGCGGCGGCGCTGTTGTCGTCGCTGCGCCGCGGCCGCGAGCGGGTGACGGCGCTGGCGCGCCACGTGCGCGATCCGCGGCAGACGCTGGTTCGCCAGCGCCTGCGCATCGACGAGCTCGCCGACCGCGGCGCCCGGGGCATCGCCGGCACCCTGCGCGCCGCCCGGGCACGGCTGGCGGCCGCCGCCGAGCGGCTGCAGGCGCTCAGCCCGCTCGCCGTGCTCGAACGCGGCTACGCCATCGCCCATCGCGGCGACGACGGGCAGGTGGTGCGCAGCGCGGCGGAGATCGCGCCCGGCGACGAGCTGGACGTGCGCTTCCGCCGCGGCGCCGCCCGGGTGCGCGTCGAGCGGGTCGAACAGGAAGGCGGAATCGGGACCGCGACCGGCAGAGGAGGATGACATGACGACCGACGACGACGAACCGCTGCGCTTCGAGGATGGGATGGCGCAACTGGAGACGCTGGTGGCGCGGCTCGAGGCCGGCGACCTGGCGCTCGAGGAGGCGCTGCAGGCATTCGAATCCGGCGTCGGGCTGGTCCGGGTGCTCAACGACCAGCTCACGCAGGCCGAGCAGCGGGTCGAGATCCTGACCCGCGGCGCCGACGGCCAATCGCGCCGGCGCCTGGCGGACGACGACGAGCTGTGAGCGCGCTCGAGTCCTATCTCGCGCCGCGCCGCCAGCGCATCGAAGCGGCGTTGGAAGCGCTGTTCCCGGTGCATCCGCCGCACCCGCATCGGCTCATCGAGGCGGTCCGCTACAGCCTGCTCGGCGGCGGCAAGCGGCTGCGCCCGATTCTCGCGCTGGCGTCGTGCGAGGCGGTGGGCGGCGATGTCGATGCGGCGCTGCCGTTCGCCTGCGCGCTGGAGATGATCCACAGCTACTCGTTGGTCCACGATGACCTACCGAGCATGGACGACGACGCCCTGCGGCGCGGCCGGCCGACGGTCCACATCGCCTTCGGCGAGGGGCTGGCGGTGCTCGCGGGCGACGCGCTCCTCACCGAGGCGTTCGCCGAGCTGCTGCGCGCCGCCGAGCGGGCGACCGCGCCGCTGCGAGCCCTGCGGGCGGCGCGCGAGATCGCCGAGGCGGCTGGCCTGCGCGGCATGGTCGGCGGTCAGGCGGCGGACCTGGCAGCGGAGGGGGCTGACGCGGACCTGGCGCTGGTCGAGTTCATCCACATCCGCAAGACCGGGGCGCTGCTGCTGGCCGCCGTGCGGGCCGGGGCGCTGGTTGGCGGCGCCGACGAGTCGCAACTGCGGGCGCTGACCCGCTACGGCGAGTGTCTCGGGCTCGCCTTCCAGGTCGCCGACGACATCCTCGACGTCGAGGCGCCGACGATGCGGACCGGCAAGAAGGTCGGTCGTGACGGCGAGCGCCGGAAGGCGACCTTTCCCGCCGTGCTCGGTCTGCCGGCCGCCAAGGCGCGCGCGCGCGAGCTGCGGGGCCAAGCGCTGGCCGCGATCGACGGCTTCTCGAGCGCGGCCGATCCGCTGCGGGCCCTTGTGCGCTTCGTCGTCGATCGGGCGGCAGGCGAGTGAGTCGCGAGCGCCTCGACAAGCTGCTGGTCGATCGCGGCCACGCCGGCAGCCGCGAGCGCGCCCGGGCGTTGATCATGGCCGGCGCGGTGCGGGTCGCCGATCGGATCGTCGACAAGGCCGGGACGCTGGTCGCGGACGACGCGGAGGTGAGCGTCGCCGGCAGCGACCTGCCGTACGTCAGCCGCGGCGGGGTGAAGCTCGCCGGCGCGCTCGACGCCCTGGGGATCGATGTCGGCGGCCGCCTGGTGCTCGACGTCGGCGCCTCCACCGGTGGCTTCACCGATTGCGTCCTGCAGCGCGGCGCCCGCGGCGTCATCGCCGTCGACGTCGGCTACGGCCAACTCGCCTGGTCGCTGCGCCAGGACCCGCGCGTCACCCTCCTCGAGCGCTGCAACGTCCGCCACCTCGAGGCGCGGCGGCTGCCGGCATCCCCGGACTTCGCCGTCGTCGACGCCTCCTTCATCTCCCTGACCCTGATCCTGCCGCGCATCGCGGAGTTGCTCGCCCCCGGCAGCGTCATCGTCGCGCTCGTCAAACCCCAGTTCGAGGTCGGCAAGGGACAGGTGGGGAAGGGCGGGGTCGTGCGCGATCCGGCCCTGCACGCGGCGGCGGTGGCGCGGATACGCGCCGCGGCGCAATCGCTCGGCCTCACGGTGCTGGGGGAGTGCGTCTCCCCGATCATGGGCCCCAAGGGCAACCGGGAATTCTTTCTCGCCCTGCGCACCCCCTAGCCAGGGCGAGGAGCTCCGGAGCTCCGCTCCCTGGAGGGCGCCACCAAGCGCGCCGGGGTTTGCCTGCGGCCGCTTTTCCGCTACGTTCGGTCGCTGGAAAGGAACCGCCGCATGGCTCGCATCACGGTTGAAGATTGTCTGGAGAAGGTGCCGAATCGCTTCGAGTTGGTGCTCGTCGGTGCCCGCCGCGCCAAGCAGCTCCTGAAGGGGGCCCGGCCGCTGGTCGAGAGCGACAACAAGGAAGTGGTGACGGCGCTGCGGGAGATCGCCGCTGGCGAAGTCGAGTTCGAATACCCCGAACGGGAGTGAGCGCGCTCCCGGCCGGGTGGGGCGGCGATGACGGAGAAGGATCTCTACGCCGTCCTCGGCGTGTCGCGCACCGCGTCGGCTGACGAGATCAGGAAGGCGTACCGGAAGCTGGCGCGCGCCCACCACCCGGACGTCAACCCGGGTAACACGCAGGCGGAGGAGCGCTTCAAGGCGCTCTCGGAGGCCTACGACGTGTTGGGCGATGCGGAGCGGCGGAAGCTCTACGACGAGTTCGGCATGGCCGGCGTGCAATCCGGCTTCGACCCGCAGCAGGCGCGCGCGCATCGCGAGCAGGCAGCGGAGTGGCAACGCCGGGCTTCTGCCGGCGGGCGGTCCGGCGGATTCGCCGGCGAGAGCGACTTCGGCGGCTACGGCTCCTTCGAGGATATCTTCGGCGACATCTTCGGTGGCAGCGGCGGCGGCGCGGCCCCGGAGATGCGGGGCGGCGACGCCGAATCGGAGCTGACGATCGGGCTGCTGGACGCGGTGC
Above is a genomic segment from bacterium containing:
- the rpoZ gene encoding DNA-directed RNA polymerase subunit omega, whose translation is MARITVEDCLEKVPNRFELVLVGARRAKQLLKGARPLVESDNKEVVTALREIAAGEVEFEYPERE
- a CDS encoding exodeoxyribonuclease VII small subunit; translated protein: MTTDDDEPLRFEDGMAQLETLVARLEAGDLALEEALQAFESGVGLVRVLNDQLTQAEQRVEILTRGADGQSRRRLADDDEL
- a CDS encoding divergent polysaccharide deacetylase family protein: MALRGDRPPIGIAWIVTWPLSAVLAAAVFLSASELQHSFRSTEAAAPRETSGEWNARLPARIAAVDAALRKSPLRLAAPIEDERGAGPLRFKHRTYEIQLTRAEQARAEAAIDAVRAADPGLVLRTVQNADDTEVRIGIDGLEISAVRFLWRENPRARPRVAVLIGPFGDDLRLARQVIEMIDAPIVLGIDPRRPFAAQVAELGGMFERESVLEFRAPPPPLPTPTAGEDPFVTPPPRPRPPPPPDLAAGLNAVPKAVAAAWIGDGPSVPRADRGLLTAAEQRELPFLGDRGDKRPSALPVPIALVEDPKRPEALTEQLQKVADAARKYGRAVAIAAPTDATIDALQATLPQWRQSDLEVVPMSALVVAVAATPVAEPTAEAAAAGGGRRQAAAPATGPIEDSEAH
- the xseA gene encoding exodeoxyribonuclease VII large subunit, whose product is MRDSVATGTRVPVLRVSELNRLLRTCLEADVPEVWVAGEISNLKVHTSGHCYFRLKDADGQIAAVMFRSAARLLRFKPQDGLAVLAHGRVSIYEVRGDLQLYVDAIEPRGVGGAQLALEQLKRRLAEEGLFASERKRPLPYWPRRVGVVTALSGAAVHDIVTTLRGRLPGVRVVLRPVRVQGDLAGADIVAALDDLGREAEVDVIIVGRGGGSIEDLWAFNEERVARAIAAAPVPVVSAVGHEIDVTLADLAADCRAATPTAAAAMVVPEARQLAALLSRRADAMAAALLSSLRRGRERVTALARHVRDPRQTLVRQRLRIDELADRGARGIAGTLRAARARLAAAAERLQALSPLAVLERGYAIAHRGDDGQVVRSAAEIAPGDELDVRFRRGAARVRVERVEQEGGIGTATGRGG
- a CDS encoding S41 family peptidase; translation: MRQRAGISLFLLVVCGTLLISSWLARQVSAVSRDAYQNIESFANVLTMVQKNYVDEVGTDKLIDGAINGMLASLDPHSAYLSPDLYKELQVDTRGSFGGLGIEITQRNGVLTVVSPIEDTPAFRAGVRSGDQIIKIDKDFTKDMTLMEAVKLMRGPEGTPIKLTLRREHAPDWITLTLKREIIQIKSVKARVLEPHYGYLRITQFQERTEHDAKAALQQLEKESGGLQGLVLDLRNNPGGLLSQAVKVSDLFLDSGLVVYTEGRLENQEQKFYAHKGPIAEDFPMIVLVNGGSASASEIVAGALQDHKRALVLGTQTFGKGSVQTILPLADGDAAIRLTTARYYTPNGRSIQATGITPDIVMELQPAAAQQNAAPEGLEPIRERNLPGHLEHPSLEGQEEPAPEQGGGAANDAMPGPDAADPQLDRALELLKSWNVFKTVVAQTQP
- a CDS encoding TlyA family RNA methyltransferase, which gives rise to MSRERLDKLLVDRGHAGSRERARALIMAGAVRVADRIVDKAGTLVADDAEVSVAGSDLPYVSRGGVKLAGALDALGIDVGGRLVLDVGASTGGFTDCVLQRGARGVIAVDVGYGQLAWSLRQDPRVTLLERCNVRHLEARRLPASPDFAVVDASFISLTLILPRIAELLAPGSVIVALVKPQFEVGKGQVGKGGVVRDPALHAAAVARIRAAAQSLGLTVLGECVSPIMGPKGNREFFLALRTP
- a CDS encoding polyprenyl synthetase family protein → MSALESYLAPRRQRIEAALEALFPVHPPHPHRLIEAVRYSLLGGGKRLRPILALASCEAVGGDVDAALPFACALEMIHSYSLVHDDLPSMDDDALRRGRPTVHIAFGEGLAVLAGDALLTEAFAELLRAAERATAPLRALRAAREIAEAAGLRGMVGGQAADLAAEGADADLALVEFIHIRKTGALLLAAVRAGALVGGADESQLRALTRYGECLGLAFQVADDILDVEAPTMRTGKKVGRDGERRKATFPAVLGLPAAKARARELRGQALAAIDGFSSAADPLRALVRFVVDRAAGE